A section of the Shimia isoporae genome encodes:
- the cysK gene encoding cysteine synthase A, translated as MSIRETKGRGQRYDSILETVGDTPVVRINRIAPEHVNVFVKFEAFNPAGSVKDRLALNIIEAAERDGRLKPGQTVVEATSGNTGIGLAMVCAAKGYPLVITMSEAFSVERRRLMRFLGAKVVLTPKGQKGFGMYTKAKELAEANGWFLASQFETADNADIHQATTAREILADFEGETLDYFVSGYGTGGTVSGVGRVLRKESPDTKIILSEPANAALIGSGYVNTRNDDHQATESHPNFEPHPIQGWTPDFIPWVLQEALDQGFYDELLTVPGADGIAWSRRLAAEEGIFTGISAGATFATAMQVAEKAPKGSNILVMLPDTGERYLSTPLFDGIGEEMDDAELEISRSTPSAQL; from the coding sequence ATGAGCATTCGTGAAACCAAAGGGCGTGGCCAGCGCTATGACAGTATTCTGGAAACCGTAGGCGACACGCCGGTGGTCCGTATCAACCGGATTGCGCCGGAGCATGTGAACGTCTTTGTGAAATTCGAGGCATTCAACCCCGCAGGGTCGGTGAAGGACCGTTTGGCGCTGAATATCATCGAGGCTGCCGAACGTGACGGGCGGTTAAAACCCGGCCAAACCGTTGTCGAGGCGACATCCGGCAATACGGGCATCGGGCTGGCAATGGTTTGTGCCGCGAAAGGGTATCCGCTGGTGATTACCATGTCGGAGGCCTTTTCCGTGGAGCGTCGCCGTCTGATGCGCTTCCTTGGCGCGAAGGTGGTTCTGACCCCCAAAGGGCAAAAAGGATTTGGCATGTATACCAAGGCCAAGGAGTTAGCTGAGGCCAACGGATGGTTCCTTGCGAGTCAGTTCGAGACCGCAGACAACGCGGATATCCACCAGGCCACCACCGCCCGCGAAATTCTGGCGGATTTTGAGGGCGAAACGTTGGACTACTTTGTCAGCGGGTATGGCACGGGCGGCACGGTGAGCGGCGTTGGTCGCGTACTGCGCAAGGAAAGCCCTGACACCAAAATTATCCTGAGCGAACCCGCGAATGCCGCGCTTATCGGTTCCGGCTACGTGAACACCCGCAATGACGACCATCAAGCAACCGAAAGCCATCCGAACTTTGAGCCGCACCCGATTCAGGGCTGGACGCCGGATTTCATTCCATGGGTTCTGCAGGAAGCGCTGGATCAGGGGTTCTATGACGAATTGCTCACGGTTCCGGGGGCTGACGGGATTGCCTGGTCGCGCCGCCTTGCAGCAGAAGAGGGCATTTTCACCGGCATCTCCGCAGGGGCGACCTTTGCGACAGCGATGCAAGTGGCGGAAAAAGCGCCGAAAGGCAGCAACATCCTCGTGATGCTTCCAGACACCGGCGAGCGCTATCTGTCGACACCTTTGTTTGATGGCATTGGTGAAGAGATGGATGACGCGGAATTGGAAATCTCG